The Acetivibrio cellulolyticus CD2 genome has a segment encoding these proteins:
- a CDS encoding copper amine oxidase N-terminal domain-containing protein encodes MIKRIVKVLAVVFILTILASSFSLAAEIPLRVVVNGEKVSFPDAQPFIDGNGRTQVPVRFVSEALGAQVDWNSGTKKVTVTLNSRKVVLTIGKKDYQINGQGYQMDTVALLVESRTFVPIRFVSEALGASVIWEQDIKTVYINFDPSVSPTPIPSAPPQSGKVTYYDGIAFNDVTDVDKYGRITVEKSKEFVLKLANQLSFVKEDGKYYIKCDYPKIPEGYEWSLGIMIYNKDGTYDDYSPIGRNQEWLIPREGSFKKEATLITNINDVRKFSIRISIDHLEMGETGLLDILYYRDGSKKRIEFVPESSLIPQEEYTDTYDFKRMFQW; translated from the coding sequence ATGATAAAGAGAATAGTAAAAGTTTTGGCTGTGGTATTTATTTTGACAATTCTGGCATCATCGTTTTCATTAGCAGCAGAAATACCGCTTAGAGTAGTAGTTAATGGTGAAAAAGTGAGTTTTCCGGATGCCCAGCCCTTTATAGACGGAAATGGAAGAACGCAGGTTCCTGTAAGGTTTGTAAGTGAGGCGTTGGGAGCCCAGGTAGATTGGAATAGCGGTACTAAAAAGGTAACAGTTACTTTGAATAGCAGAAAGGTTGTCCTAACTATTGGAAAGAAGGACTATCAAATAAACGGGCAGGGTTACCAGATGGATACAGTTGCATTGCTTGTAGAGTCAAGGACTTTTGTCCCAATACGTTTCGTAAGTGAGGCACTAGGTGCATCAGTTATTTGGGAGCAGGATATAAAGACGGTTTATATTAATTTTGATCCAAGTGTATCGCCTACACCGATTCCAAGTGCGCCTCCACAAAGTGGTAAAGTGACTTACTATGATGGAATTGCATTTAACGATGTGACAGATGTAGATAAGTATGGGCGGATAACAGTCGAGAAATCAAAAGAGTTTGTACTCAAATTGGCAAATCAGTTGTCATTTGTGAAGGAAGACGGCAAGTATTATATTAAATGTGATTATCCGAAGATTCCGGAGGGTTATGAGTGGAGTTTGGGGATAATGATCTATAATAAAGATGGTACTTATGATGACTACTCTCCTATTGGGCGAAATCAAGAATGGTTAATACCTAGAGAAGGATCGTTTAAAAAAGAAGCTACTTTAATAACAAATATAAACGATGTTAGGAAATTTAGTATTCGAATTTCAATAGATCATTTAGAGATGGGAGAGACTGGGCTATTAGATATACTTTATTATAGGGATGGATCCAA
- a CDS encoding CpaF family protein, which translates to MLTRSAVSELQKKARYIHKVEHTQSKLTMMTFEEALKQCQQYISKVASNFYRRIDDLKKKREMTERYIIDYVETQKPDVEGYENLGALRNALIDEITHYGPITDAMEDPEIDEIRANGPYQIFVEKYGKTEQWDRCFTDREHMERIIAKLIGVSKVRLTPRTPMVNARTIDGYRVNATHADISPYGNPAFVIRKFKKATMSPDKMIREKSFSINMFKLLSLIPRADMSWMTVGPTGSGKTTLNEVLIKQIDPLSRIITIENPSELRLLRYKNNDPNEKVINDVLQYESVPDDDDSSPATMENLLINAMRQSPHWIGPGELRSPGEFATALRAAQTGHYFFTTLHAEGDKEAIYRFLTAYLIQSDEPAELALRNICSAVKFVVFQEKLADGTRKVTSISEILGSEGLSPIVNQLYEFECIDVEDDPQTGKVKSIIGRHRRVGCISETLQQKMLKSGIKRSKFEFLTRPVDPNEEEVYDTDEFEFTV; encoded by the coding sequence ATGCTTACAAGGAGTGCTGTAAGTGAACTGCAAAAGAAAGCAAGATATATACATAAAGTAGAACATACTCAAAGCAAATTAACGATGATGACTTTTGAAGAGGCATTAAAGCAATGCCAGCAGTATATAAGCAAGGTTGCCTCCAATTTTTATAGAAGAATTGATGACCTAAAAAAGAAGAGAGAAATGACTGAGCGCTATATTATCGACTATGTGGAAACGCAAAAGCCTGATGTTGAAGGATATGAAAATCTTGGAGCATTAAGAAATGCACTGATCGATGAAATAACTCACTACGGGCCAATAACTGATGCAATGGAAGACCCTGAGATCGATGAAATTAGAGCAAACGGTCCCTATCAGATTTTTGTTGAGAAATATGGAAAGACAGAGCAGTGGGACAGATGCTTTACTGACAGAGAGCATATGGAAAGAATTATAGCCAAGCTTATTGGTGTATCAAAGGTAAGGCTGACTCCGAGAACACCTATGGTTAATGCACGTACGATTGACGGATACAGGGTAAATGCAACACATGCAGACATTTCTCCATACGGAAACCCTGCCTTTGTAATAAGGAAATTCAAGAAAGCCACTATGTCTCCTGATAAAATGATAAGAGAAAAATCTTTTTCCATAAATATGTTTAAATTGTTATCCTTAATTCCCAGGGCAGATATGTCATGGATGACGGTTGGGCCTACAGGAAGCGGAAAGACTACTTTAAACGAAGTACTTATAAAGCAGATCGATCCTTTGAGCAGGATTATAACAATTGAGAATCCGTCTGAATTAAGACTGTTGAGATATAAGAATAATGATCCCAATGAGAAGGTAATTAATGATGTCCTTCAATATGAGTCAGTTCCTGATGATGATGACAGCAGCCCAGCCACGATGGAAAATCTTTTGATAAATGCAATGAGACAGTCACCACACTGGATAGGCCCGGGCGAGCTCAGGTCTCCTGGAGAGTTTGCAACTGCACTTCGTGCTGCTCAAACAGGACATTATTTCTTCACTACACTTCATGCTGAAGGCGATAAAGAAGCAATATATAGATTCCTGACTGCTTATCTGATACAGTCGGATGAACCTGCAGAACTGGCCTTAAGGAATATATGCTCTGCAGTTAAATTTGTGGTATTTCAGGAGAAACTGGCTGATGGAACCCGTAAGGTTACGTCAATATCTGAAATTCTAGGCTCGGAAGGTCTTTCACCAATTGTCAATCAATTATACGAATTTGAATGTATTGATGTGGAAGACGACCCTCAGACAGGAAAGGTAAAAAGTATTATAGGTAGGCATAGAAGAGTGGGGTGTATTTCTGAAACACTCCAGCAAAAGATGCTGAAATCCGGCATAAAACGCAGCAAGTTTGAATTTCTTACGCGGCCGGTGGACCCAAACGAGGAGGAGGTATACGATACCGATGAATTTGAATTTACTGTTTAG
- a CDS encoding MinD/ParA family ATP-binding protein encodes MDKQQQERVDVKEILEKLSPRDKIYSEIETNKIIDNVIAFFPSGDSTDSSILIANLAASIAKRSWNVCIIDFKVFYPNIYKMLDCEAMPKGKGLIKLLRSDKIDFREEISDTKYRNLYLLSPSPMDLIEEYFDFQFEDIDRVINTIKEMFDLILIDVPNFPPLEFCVGAIKQCNVGFCVWSERIDCPQNTQRFLSYIGSLGISSAKIANVILNNVQGFEYDKQIINEMGMKFIGEIPHVPSVINYSLEGRVYSVDSIIIDKRYQRSIERLTDLLVK; translated from the coding sequence ATGGATAAACAGCAACAAGAAAGAGTAGATGTCAAGGAAATCTTAGAAAAACTATCTCCTAGAGACAAGATATACAGTGAAATTGAAACAAATAAGATTATTGATAACGTCATAGCTTTTTTCCCTTCAGGTGATTCAACCGACAGTTCAATATTAATTGCAAATTTGGCAGCGTCAATAGCAAAAAGATCTTGGAATGTGTGCATTATAGATTTTAAAGTATTTTATCCGAATATATACAAAATGTTAGATTGCGAAGCTATGCCAAAGGGGAAAGGGCTTATAAAACTTCTAAGAAGTGACAAGATTGATTTTAGAGAAGAAATCAGTGATACCAAGTACAGAAACCTATACCTTTTATCACCAAGTCCAATGGACCTTATAGAAGAGTACTTTGATTTTCAGTTTGAGGATATTGACAGGGTCATTAATACAATAAAGGAAATGTTTGATCTTATATTAATAGACGTTCCGAATTTTCCACCGCTGGAATTCTGTGTTGGTGCAATAAAGCAGTGCAATGTCGGGTTTTGTGTGTGGAGCGAAAGAATAGACTGCCCGCAAAACACCCAGAGGTTTCTTAGCTATATAGGATCATTGGGTATCAGCTCTGCGAAAATTGCAAACGTAATTTTAAACAATGTTCAGGGCTTTGAATATGACAAGCAAATTATTAACGAAATGGGTATGAAGTTTATAGGAGAAATTCCTCATGTACCTTCGGTTATCAATTATTCTCTTGAGGGCCGGGTTTATTCTGTTGACAGCATAATTATAGATAAAAGATATCAGCGATCGATTGAGCGTCTGACTGATCTGCTGGTTAAGTAA